A region from the Mesotoga infera genome encodes:
- a CDS encoding OsmC family peroxiredoxin, with protein MPDANFRVRAVSESPARVAVKARNFTMIVDEPPNLGGDDMGANPVEYVLAALAGCLNVVGHLVANEMGFQIEKLEIDVYGPLNPARLFGKSYEDRAGYKEITAEMKVDTDADEETLKKWVEAVEDRCPVSDNLGNSTPVRVVAKELTKV; from the coding sequence ATGCCAGATGCGAATTTCAGAGTAAGAGCAGTTTCGGAAAGTCCGGCGCGAGTTGCCGTAAAGGCAAGGAATTTTACTATGATAGTTGATGAGCCACCAAATCTCGGTGGTGACGATATGGGTGCCAATCCTGTCGAGTATGTTTTGGCCGCATTGGCCGGCTGTCTGAATGTAGTCGGACATCTTGTAGCAAATGAGATGGGCTTTCAAATAGAAAAGCTGGAGATCGACGTTTATGGTCCGCTGAACCCGGCCAGATTGTTTGGTAAATCGTATGAAGACAGAGCGGGTTACAAGGAGATAACCGCGGAGATGAAAGTTGACACCGATGCAGATGAAGAGACGCTAAAGAAATGGGTCGAGGCTGTGGAGGATCGTTGCCCAGTCTCTGACAATCTGGGAAATTCCACACCGGTAAGGGTGGTTGCAAAAGAACTTACAAAGGTCTGA